TTTGTTGTTTTTTACACTTTAGTCCTGTCTAATAGTCTTCTTTGAATTTTTGTGTGATGCAAGGCCCCACCTTTTTTATTAACGCGTATATCACGTAAAAGTCCATTGACTTCTCTCAAATCTGCCAAAACAAAGAAATTTCTAGTAAACTTCCCCTTTCTTCTTTCACCCTTACCAAAAACCAACTGAAAATCTTAGTAAAATACATGTAGTAATCCTATATCTCAATGCACACTGAGATGTAGCAGAgtggaaaaaaaaaatccaagaaAAGAGTTAGTACAATTTTCTTATTTTCCCTTTTAAGGAACTGTATTCATCTTCCCCTAAATATCCAAGAAAATGATACCATTTTTCATAGTTTGTTGAAAATTCCAAGGTATTGTATAATCCTAGAAAAAGGGTCATCATCTTCTTGGTTTCTTGTTAACTTAAAGGTACTATTTTTGTGTTCCTCTAATTCTTAGTTTCTGTTTTTATGGCTATTTTTGATAGAAAGATGCTAGTAGTTACTATATTAAAACCAAATCCATTAGAAACACCTCCAATTTTTTCAGAAAAAAATACTATGTGTTTGAATTGTACACCAGATGATTGTCCTGATGATTGTGTTCCTTATTTCCCCCCTCCTCCACCTCctataacaagtgataaatatcacatgcctttttattttattttaatgctTTGTGTTCTTGGGGCTGTTTTTGTGTTTATTTGTTACATGTTTTCACTTAAGAGATATAGGTCCAATTCTAGGAATAGGAGAAATAATCTTCAACAATTGAATGAAAATAGagaggattttattgatgagaaTCTTGGACCAATGGTTGATCATCCAATTTGGTATATACGTACTATTGGACTACCACAAGAAATAATTGATTCAATTACAGTGTTTAAGTACAAAAAAGATGAATCTTTGATTGAAGGAAGTGATTGTTCTGTTTGTTTGACTGAATTTGAGGAAGGTGAGAGTCTTAGGTTATTGCCAAAATGTAGCCATGCTTTTCATATCCCTTGTATTGATACTTGGCTAAGGTCACACAAGAATTGCCCGTTATGTCGCGCTCCTATAGTTTCTGATATGGATAATATACCTCAAATGAGTAATGCTGTGGAAGTTGTATCGATCATGAATATTGGTGGTGACTCTAGTCCAAATGAAGTTGAAGCTGAGAATGGAAGGCAAAGTGATCAACTCGAAAATCTTGAATCGAGTGAAGAAGGAAATCATGAAAATCTTGATAATGAGGAGGGGAGAACGATGGACCTATCGATGAAAATTCCACGTGTTGTTGATGAAAGGAAGAAAGGGGTTCGTGTTTTTAGCGATTTGTCTGAGCACAGAGTCAAAGTGAATGATGATCTGCAGCCAGCACGAAGATCGGTCTCAATGGATTCTTCTGCTGCTAAAATGATTCATCTCGAGATGAATCTTGAAAAAATTGAAGGGGGTTCGAGTTcaaatgatcaacttgcagaaGGGAATAGTAAAGGGAGTTTAGAAATTATGTCAAAGAGAGGAAGCAGAAATTCAAGTTTGTATAAAGTAATGAAGAGTTACTCCTTTGGGCGTTCACTGCAAAAAGTTCCTATTAGTATGAAGAGGTCTTTCTCTACTAGTGGAAAGTGTTCTTTGCCAACAACTAGCAGGATTCAGGATCTAAGACAAACAATGTAAGAACATTTCATTTTGgttcttgaatttttcaagtggGGTTCAAGattttcccatatatatatatatatatggttgaGCCATTTTCTAAGCCGAGGGTTTATTGGAAACAA
The sequence above is drawn from the Nicotiana tabacum cultivar K326 chromosome 13, ASM71507v2, whole genome shotgun sequence genome and encodes:
- the LOC107799342 gene encoding uncharacterized protein LOC107799342, which codes for MAIFDRKMLVVTILKPNPLETPPIFSEKNTMCLNCTPDDCPDDCVPYFPPPPPPITSDKYHMPFYFILMLCVLGAVFVFICYMFSLKRYRSNSRNRRNNLQQLNENREDFIDENLGPMVDHPIWYIRTIGLPQEIIDSITVFKYKKDESLIEGSDCSVCLTEFEEGESLRLLPKCSHAFHIPCIDTWLRSHKNCPLCRAPIVSDMDNIPQMSNAVEVVSIMNIGGDSSPNEVEAENGRQSDQLENLESSEEGNHENLDNEEGRTMDLSMKIPRVVDERKKGVRVFSDLSEHRVKVNDDLQPARRSVSMDSSAAKMIHLEMNLEKIEGGSSSNDQLAEGNSKGSLEIMSKRGSRNSSLYKVMKSYSFGRSLQKVPISMKRSFSTSGKCSLPTTSRIQDLRQTM